The following are encoded together in the Timaviella obliquedivisa GSE-PSE-MK23-08B genome:
- a CDS encoding TldD/PmbA family protein: MSTLFTDSTNLLADLIAQYRSQVDYLAIRLEEAEGTDILLRSNKVETLSEGISIGGQVRACHKGGWGFASFNRLTNLRERIEEAIAAARLVGDEETCLAPVPTIQDICHLPLHGTDPRHILLAQKKALCSHYSEILRSVDDRIATTSVRYSDSAQRIILATSDGTLIQQSWIDLEMRFAATARNGETVQTGRETIGSRKAYNDLENLDNQVRHTGQRAVSALSMPAVKGNVYTVVIDPILSGLFVHEAFGHLSEADMVYENPDILEVMTLGRRFGSPDLQIFDGAASEGHRGSYFYDDEGVPATTTQLIQDGVLVGRLHSRETAGKLGELPTGNARCLNYHYPPIVRMTNTWIESGKTPVDELFNGIQEGVYARNWIGGMTNGEMFTFGAGEAWMIRDGKIAEPVRDVNLSGNVFTTLADIEAIGDDFYWDESGGCGKGGQSGLAVGCGGPSLRIRNVVVGGEMAE; this comes from the coding sequence TTACCTGGCAATTCGGTTGGAAGAAGCAGAGGGTACGGATATCTTGTTGCGCAGCAATAAAGTAGAAACTTTGAGTGAAGGCATTTCTATTGGAGGACAGGTTAGGGCTTGCCATAAAGGAGGTTGGGGGTTTGCTAGCTTTAATCGGTTGACCAATCTTAGAGAAAGAATTGAAGAGGCGATCGCTGCTGCTCGTTTGGTCGGGGATGAAGAAACCTGCCTTGCCCCAGTTCCTACTATCCAAGATATTTGTCATTTGCCCCTTCATGGCACCGATCCGCGTCATATTCTCCTTGCTCAAAAAAAAGCCCTTTGTAGTCACTATTCCGAAATTTTGCGGAGTGTTGATGATCGTATTGCCACTACCTCAGTTCGCTATAGCGATAGCGCTCAGCGCATCATTCTTGCCACATCCGACGGCACTTTGATTCAGCAATCCTGGATTGATCTGGAAATGCGTTTCGCTGCTACTGCTCGCAATGGCGAAACTGTGCAGACTGGACGAGAAACTATAGGCTCCCGTAAAGCCTACAACGACTTAGAAAATCTAGACAATCAAGTTCGCCACACAGGTCAACGCGCTGTTAGTGCTTTGAGCATGCCTGCTGTCAAGGGCAATGTTTATACCGTCGTGATTGATCCTATTCTCTCGGGTTTGTTTGTCCATGAAGCCTTTGGACACCTTTCGGAAGCCGATATGGTTTATGAGAACCCCGATATTTTAGAGGTGATGACATTGGGGCGACGGTTTGGGTCGCCGGATCTGCAAATTTTTGATGGGGCGGCTTCTGAAGGGCACCGTGGCAGTTATTTTTACGATGATGAGGGGGTTCCTGCTACCACTACCCAGTTAATTCAGGACGGGGTCTTAGTAGGACGCTTACATTCCCGTGAGACAGCTGGGAAATTAGGAGAACTTCCCACAGGTAATGCTCGTTGCCTCAACTATCACTATCCGCCTATCGTGCGGATGACAAATACTTGGATTGAGTCGGGTAAAACTCCAGTAGACGAGTTATTCAATGGTATTCAGGAGGGAGTTTATGCCCGCAACTGGATTGGCGGCATGACTAATGGTGAAATGTTTACCTTTGGAGCTGGAGAAGCCTGGATGATTCGAGATGGCAAAATCGCGGAGCCTGTGCGAGATGTTAACTTATCGGGTAATGTTTTTACGACGCTGGCAGATATTGAAGCGATCGGCGATGATTTTTATTGGGATGAGTCGGGCGGGTGTGGTAAGGGTGGTCAGAGTGGACTAGCTGTGGGTTGCGGCGGTCCTAGTTTGAGAATTCGCAATGTAGTTGTGGGTGGAGAAATGGCAGAGTAA